One Oreochromis niloticus isolate F11D_XX linkage group LG16, O_niloticus_UMD_NMBU, whole genome shotgun sequence genomic window carries:
- the LOC112844109 gene encoding CD209 antigen-like protein A isoform X1, which produces MKEININEDDFKRANRSSIKNPTGPRSYKRGFYVLVILSLGLLAGIITLALYYKTCPAGWSMFSHSCYLLSGRSGSWHSARKNCIDQGADLVVIDSPEEQNFIASFTEERTWIGLNDIEQEGTWKWVDGTPLTLQYWASGQPDNHHLREDCVHIRDPGTSWNDERCDDSYQWVCEKVL; this is translated from the exons ATGAAGGAAATTAATATCAATGAAGATGATTTCAAACGTGCCAACAGGTCTTCTATAAAAAACCCCACAG gtcCAAGGAGCTACAAGAGAGGCTTTTATGTACTTGTTATTCTCTCCTTGGGCCTGCTGGCTGGAATTATCACTCTTGCTTTGTACT ATAAAACATGTCCTGCAGGATGGAGCATGTTCAGTCATAGCTGTTATCTCCTGTCTGGAAGATCTGGTTCCTGGCATTCAGCTAGAAAAAACTGCATAGACCAAGGAGCAGATTTGGTGGTGATAGACAGCCCTGAAGAACAG AATTTCATCGCTTCATTCACCGAGGAACGGACTTGGATTGGTTTAAATGACATAGAACAAGAGGGAACGTGGAAATGGGTAGATGGAACGCCTCTGACTCTGCA ATACTGGGCATCTGGCCAGCCTGACAACCACCACCTTAGAGAGGACTGTGTTCATATCAGAGATCCAGGAACTTCCTGGAATGATGAAAGATGTGACGATTCTTACCAGTGGGTCTGTGAAAAAGTACTGTAA
- the LOC112844109 gene encoding CD209 antigen-like protein A isoform X2, giving the protein MRRTLPKTLDTAGRFKADCDARLSVWAKDFTCRTSHADKTCPAGWSMFSHSCYLLSGRSGSWHSARKNCIDQGADLVVIDSPEEQNFIASFTEERTWIGLNDIEQEGTWKWVDGTPLTLQYWASGQPDNHHLREDCVHIRDPGTSWNDERCDDSYQWVCEKVL; this is encoded by the exons ATGCGCCGCACTCTCCCCAAGACCCTGGATACTGCAGGCAGGTTTAAGGCTGATTGTGATGCAAGATTGAGCGTATGGGCGAAAGACTTCACATGCAGGACTTCACATGCAG ATAAAACATGTCCTGCAGGATGGAGCATGTTCAGTCATAGCTGTTATCTCCTGTCTGGAAGATCTGGTTCCTGGCATTCAGCTAGAAAAAACTGCATAGACCAAGGAGCAGATTTGGTGGTGATAGACAGCCCTGAAGAACAG AATTTCATCGCTTCATTCACCGAGGAACGGACTTGGATTGGTTTAAATGACATAGAACAAGAGGGAACGTGGAAATGGGTAGATGGAACGCCTCTGACTCTGCA ATACTGGGCATCTGGCCAGCCTGACAACCACCACCTTAGAGAGGACTGTGTTCATATCAGAGATCCAGGAACTTCCTGGAATGATGAAAGATGTGACGATTCTTACCAGTGGGTCTGTGAAAAAGTACTGTAA